The following are encoded together in the Pedobacter sp. D749 genome:
- a CDS encoding DUF502 domain-containing protein codes for MNKVGKAILNYLIKGLLIVVPIAVSIFIVVWAVTTVDSWLNVNNILGVNPNTGESRNIPGLGLLTVLALILLAGIFVTNLVTEPMYNWFQRMMQRLPLLNFIYSSIKDLTEAFVGDEKKFNHPVLVEVEGGLKKIGFLTQNDLHKLNLPDEVAVYFPLSYSFAGQLCIVRRDKVTDLQMTAADAMKLVVSGGVSGL; via the coding sequence ATGAATAAAGTCGGGAAAGCTATTTTAAACTATTTGATTAAAGGTTTATTAATTGTTGTGCCCATTGCCGTGAGTATTTTTATTGTGGTTTGGGCAGTTACAACAGTTGATAGCTGGTTAAATGTAAACAATATTTTAGGTGTAAATCCCAATACAGGCGAAAGCCGAAATATCCCTGGTTTAGGTTTGCTGACGGTTTTAGCCCTTATTTTGCTGGCTGGTATTTTTGTAACCAATTTGGTAACCGAACCGATGTACAATTGGTTCCAGCGGATGATGCAACGGTTGCCATTACTTAACTTTATTTATTCATCCATAAAAGATTTAACAGAGGCTTTTGTTGGCGATGAGAAGAAATTTAACCACCCGGTGCTGGTTGAAGTAGAGGGGGGCTTAAAAAAGATTGGCTTTTTAACGCAGAACGATCTGCATAAACTCAATCTGCCTGATGAGGTAGCTGTATATTTTCCACTTTCTTATTCTTTTGCTGGCCAGCTTTGTATTGTAAGAAGAGATAAGGTGACTGATTTGCAGATGACAGCCGCTGATGCCATGAAACTGGTGGTAAGTGGTGGTGTAAGCGGACTTTAA
- a CDS encoding TIGR00730 family Rossman fold protein, which produces MTSEEKIRSAFENKDWQEIKVTDSWQIFKIMAEFVDGFEKLAKIGPCVTIYGSARTAQTHRYYQLAEQCGKLLTDRGYGVITGGGPGIMEAGNKGAHTNGGKSVGLNIELPFEQFHNKYIDHNKLLEFDYFFVRKVMFMKYSQGFVVLPGGFGTMDELFEALTLIQTGKIARFPIVLVGVDYWGGLIDWIKGTMLQKEHNIHEEDLNLFRLVDTAEEAAEHIFRFYDKYVLKPNF; this is translated from the coding sequence ATGACGAGTGAAGAAAAAATTAGAAGTGCTTTTGAAAACAAAGACTGGCAGGAAATTAAAGTAACAGATTCCTGGCAAATTTTTAAAATCATGGCCGAATTTGTAGACGGCTTTGAGAAACTGGCTAAAATTGGCCCATGTGTTACCATTTACGGTTCAGCGCGTACCGCTCAAACGCATAGATATTATCAATTGGCAGAACAATGTGGTAAATTATTAACCGATCGCGGTTATGGTGTTATTACAGGCGGTGGTCCGGGCATTATGGAAGCCGGTAACAAAGGCGCCCATACCAACGGTGGAAAATCGGTAGGTTTAAACATTGAGTTGCCTTTTGAGCAGTTCCACAATAAATATATCGATCATAATAAATTACTGGAGTTTGATTATTTCTTTGTGCGCAAGGTGATGTTCATGAAATATAGCCAGGGTTTTGTGGTATTACCAGGTGGTTTTGGCACCATGGATGAGCTATTTGAAGCTTTAACCTTAATCCAGACCGGCAAAATAGCCCGTTTCCCAATTGTATTGGTGGGCGTTGATTATTGGGGTGGATTAATTGACTGGATTAAAGGTACGATGCTTCAAAAAGAACATAATATCCACGAAGAAGATTTAAACCTTTTCAGGTTGGTAGATACCGCTGAAGAAGCCGCAGAGCATATTTTCCGTTTCTACGATAAATATGTACTTAAACCGAATTTTTAG
- a CDS encoding sodium:solute symporter, which yields MSPTILLCFLIGYFLLLIVISFVTSKKSSDNSTFFVANRNSKWYLVAFGMIGTALSGVTFISVPGEVGAPSGNQFQYFQFVLGNAVGFIIIATVLLPLYYRMNLTSIYSYIEKRLGHYSYKTAASIFLLSRTLGSATRLYLVVIVLQRFIFDNYGIPFWLTVLISLALIWSYTFKGGLKTIIITDTLQTFFLVLSVFLTIYFICNSLNFNIPQAFETVKNSSYSKIFFLDDFLTNKFYFSKQFIGGIFVTIAMTGLDQDLMQKNLSMSTIKEAQKNMFTFTGVFVILNVFFLSVGALLYIFAAKNGIDIPLDHITGKPRTDLLFPETALNNLGAIPAIIFMLGLTAATFATTDSALTALTTSFCVDFLGMAKAENVNAKDAVKKRHTVHVAFSILMFLVILVINALNSSSVVSLIFTIASYTYGPLLGLYSFGLFVKKRGLHDKLVPIVCLLSPFLCYLLATYSTTLLGGYVFSVELILINGLITFIGLLFISKKTDAQTKF from the coding sequence ATGTCACCAACCATACTCTTGTGTTTTCTAATTGGTTACTTTCTGCTACTGATTGTCATTTCTTTTGTAACCTCAAAAAAATCGTCAGACAATAGCACTTTTTTTGTTGCCAACAGAAATTCTAAATGGTACCTGGTTGCCTTTGGAATGATCGGCACTGCACTTTCGGGGGTTACCTTTATATCCGTACCTGGTGAAGTTGGCGCACCCAGCGGAAACCAGTTTCAATATTTCCAGTTTGTGCTCGGCAATGCGGTTGGCTTTATCATCATCGCTACAGTTTTGCTCCCGCTTTATTACCGGATGAACTTAACCTCCATTTATAGCTATATTGAAAAAAGGCTGGGGCATTACAGTTACAAAACCGCAGCATCGATCTTTTTATTGAGTCGAACATTGGGTTCAGCGACAAGACTGTATCTGGTAGTCATTGTTTTACAACGTTTTATCTTCGACAATTATGGAATTCCCTTTTGGTTAACGGTATTGATTTCGTTGGCATTGATATGGTCGTACACTTTTAAAGGTGGATTAAAAACCATCATTATTACCGACACTTTACAAACCTTTTTCCTCGTTTTATCGGTTTTCTTAACCATTTATTTTATCTGCAACAGTTTAAATTTCAATATTCCGCAGGCATTTGAGACGGTAAAAAACAGTAGCTATTCCAAGATATTCTTTTTAGATGATTTCCTGACCAATAAGTTCTATTTCAGTAAACAGTTTATCGGTGGTATTTTTGTGACCATTGCCATGACAGGTTTAGACCAGGATCTGATGCAGAAAAACCTGAGCATGAGCACCATAAAAGAGGCACAAAAAAACATGTTCACGTTTACAGGCGTATTCGTGATTCTGAATGTGTTCTTTTTGAGTGTCGGTGCATTATTATACATTTTCGCGGCAAAAAACGGCATCGATATTCCTTTAGACCACATTACCGGAAAACCAAGAACAGATTTACTATTTCCGGAAACTGCTTTAAACAACCTGGGCGCTATACCGGCCATTATCTTTATGCTGGGCTTAACTGCTGCAACCTTTGCCACTACCGACTCAGCACTTACCGCTTTAACCACATCCTTTTGTGTCGACTTTTTAGGCATGGCGAAGGCAGAAAATGTAAATGCCAAAGACGCCGTAAAAAAACGCCATACTGTACACGTGGCCTTTTCTATTTTGATGTTCCTGGTGATTCTCGTAATCAATGCGCTGAACAGTTCATCAGTAGTCAGCTTAATTTTCACCATTGCTTCTTACACTTACGGACCGCTTTTAGGATTATATAGTTTTGGATTATTTGTAAAAAAACGTGGCCTCCATGATAAATTAGTCCCAATAGTTTGCTTATTATCACCTTTTTTATGTTACTTGCTTGCCACGTATTCGACCACTTTACTGGGCGGTTACGTTTTTAGTGTGGAACTGATTTTAATTAACGGTTTAATCACATTTATAGGCTTGTTGTTCATCAGCAAAAAAACTGATGCGCAGACCAAATTTTAA
- the recR gene encoding recombination mediator RecR: MNFSSKLLEDAVNEFSKLPGVGQKTALRLVLHLLNKEQEEVNQFGNTFIKLKQQIKHCSTCHNISDYAVCEICTSIKRDKETICVVEDTRDVMAIENTGQYFGVYHVLGGLISPMDGVGPSDLFIDGLVARMAVGGIKEVILALSPNMEGDTTLFYLYKRLKEFNVPVTTIARGIAFGGELEYTDEITLGRSIVTRVPYETAMMK, from the coding sequence ATGAATTTTTCATCCAAACTGCTCGAAGATGCGGTAAACGAATTCTCAAAACTTCCTGGTGTAGGGCAAAAAACAGCTTTACGTTTGGTGTTACATCTTTTAAACAAAGAGCAGGAGGAGGTAAATCAGTTTGGCAATACTTTTATAAAACTTAAACAACAGATTAAACATTGCAGCACCTGCCATAACATTTCTGATTATGCGGTGTGTGAGATCTGTACTTCGATAAAACGCGATAAAGAAACCATTTGTGTGGTAGAAGATACTCGTGATGTAATGGCGATTGAAAACACCGGACAATATTTTGGCGTTTACCATGTTTTAGGAGGCTTAATTTCTCCAATGGACGGTGTGGGCCCTTCCGATTTGTTTATTGACGGATTGGTGGCCAGAATGGCAGTTGGTGGAATTAAGGAAGTAATTTTAGCGCTCAGTCCGAATATGGAAGGCGATACCACCTTGTTCTATCTCTATAAAAGACTAAAAGAATTCAATGTTCCGGTAACCACCATTGCCCGCGGAATTGCTTTCGGGGGAGAACTTGAATATACCGATGAAATTACCTTGGGTAGATCGATTGTAACCCGCGTACCTTACGAAACTGCAATGATGAAATAG
- a CDS encoding SDR family oxidoreductase, translating into MKDKVIIITGASSGIGKACAEEFAKRGANLVLAARQYVTLCEITAELEKKYNIRAVAVQADVSKEADCELIIKQALVSFQKIDILVNNAGLSMRALFNDLDLSVLKNLMDVNFWGTVYCTKYALPEILKTKGTVVGVSSIAGYRGLPGRTGYSASKFAMNGFMESLRTELLKTGVNVLLACPGFTASNIRVTALSKDGAAHGETSMDEGKMMTSEEVAGIIADGIEKRKRTLIMTGQGKLAVWMNKLFPALVDKKVFDLFAKEKNPLIKA; encoded by the coding sequence ATGAAAGATAAAGTTATCATCATCACCGGGGCATCGAGTGGAATCGGAAAAGCCTGCGCCGAAGAATTTGCTAAACGTGGCGCCAATTTGGTTTTAGCTGCACGCCAATACGTAACCCTTTGTGAAATCACTGCAGAACTGGAAAAAAAATATAACATCAGGGCCGTTGCGGTTCAGGCTGATGTAAGTAAAGAGGCCGATTGCGAACTGATTATCAAACAGGCTTTGGTTTCTTTTCAAAAAATTGATATTCTGGTAAATAATGCCGGTTTATCGATGCGTGCCCTGTTTAATGATCTTGATTTATCGGTGCTAAAAAACCTGATGGATGTGAATTTTTGGGGAACCGTTTATTGTACCAAATACGCTTTGCCTGAGATTTTAAAAACCAAAGGAACAGTGGTTGGTGTTTCATCAATTGCAGGTTACCGGGGTTTGCCTGGCAGAACGGGTTATTCCGCTTCTAAATTTGCAATGAATGGTTTTATGGAATCTTTACGTACCGAATTACTAAAAACAGGTGTAAACGTTTTATTGGCCTGTCCTGGCTTTACTGCTTCAAATATCCGGGTAACCGCTTTATCAAAAGATGGTGCTGCACATGGCGAAACCAGTATGGATGAAGGTAAAATGATGACATCAGAAGAGGTGGCGGGCATTATCGCCGATGGTATCGAAAAACGTAAACGTACCTTAATCATGACCGGACAAGGGAAATTAGCGGTATGGATGAACAAACTTTTTCCTGCATTGGTAGATAAAAAGGTCTTTGATTTGTTTGCAAAAGAGAAGAATCCGCTGATTAAGGCTTAA
- a CDS encoding alpha/beta hydrolase — protein MYKSLVLVMLLFQTILSSAQVKKVKNINYVGNTDEANTLNIFYKNDSIKNKPVLIFIHGGSWSSGKKETYWWLGRNFARKDVVTVIINYRLAPNVQYEKMGDDCALAVKWVQAHIADYTASKEKIFVMGHSAGAHLAELINADPKYFKKVGIKNPIKGVILNDPFGLDMKEYLSTAEKDHFYFDFIRTFTDQPAVWKEASPLDYVNNIKNPHLLFYGSKTYGAIKLQTPRLYEKLKANNIPVEIKEIKGKSHVPMISQMIFGGNQLYQDILDFIWRY, from the coding sequence ATGTACAAATCCCTTGTTTTAGTAATGCTCTTGTTCCAAACGATACTTTCTTCTGCGCAAGTTAAAAAAGTAAAAAACATCAATTATGTGGGCAATACTGACGAAGCCAATACACTGAATATTTTTTACAAAAACGACAGTATCAAAAATAAACCCGTATTAATTTTCATTCATGGCGGCTCGTGGAGCAGTGGTAAAAAAGAAACTTATTGGTGGTTGGGAAGGAATTTCGCGCGAAAGGATGTAGTTACCGTTATCATTAATTATCGCTTAGCACCAAATGTTCAGTACGAAAAAATGGGCGATGATTGCGCTTTGGCAGTAAAGTGGGTACAAGCGCATATAGCCGATTATACGGCGAGTAAGGAAAAGATTTTTGTAATGGGACACTCAGCGGGGGCACATCTTGCTGAATTGATTAATGCTGATCCTAAATATTTTAAAAAAGTGGGTATTAAAAATCCGATTAAAGGAGTAATCCTGAATGACCCTTTCGGCTTAGATATGAAGGAATATTTAAGCACAGCCGAAAAAGACCATTTTTATTTCGATTTCATCCGGACTTTTACCGATCAGCCTGCGGTTTGGAAAGAGGCTTCACCATTGGATTATGTAAACAACATCAAAAATCCGCATTTGCTTTTTTATGGAAGCAAAACTTATGGTGCCATTAAATTGCAAACGCCGAGGTTATATGAAAAACTTAAAGCCAACAATATCCCGGTAGAAATAAAGGAGATTAAAGGCAAAAGCCATGTCCCGATGATCAGTCAGATGATTTTTGGTGGGAATCAATTGTATCAGGATATTTTGGATTTTATATGGCGTTATTAA
- a CDS encoding ion channel: MAFFKRKVQFNDDLGFGSNPVTKNQRMLNPDGSANIERTGLPWFKFDDTYTRLVTMSWPRFFFVILLAYLVVNTIFAVLYNVVGIENLEGAKGATLRDQFFDAFFFSAQTISTVGYGHISPQGFVTSILAAFESMLGLLAFALATGLLYGRFSRPTSKVSFSKKMVIAPYEKGHGLMCRLVNLRRNQLIEVEVQMVMSYNETVDGKHVRKFYPLALERNKIGILSLNWTLVHPITEESPFFEKSLTELQQAEVEVFVILKAFDDTFSQTIHTRTSYQDEEIEMDAKFEKMYYHNEEGKMVMDYSKLDKVTRTV, encoded by the coding sequence ATGGCTTTCTTTAAAAGAAAAGTACAGTTTAATGATGATTTAGGTTTCGGATCCAATCCGGTAACCAAAAACCAGCGCATGCTTAACCCTGATGGTTCGGCAAATATAGAACGTACAGGCCTGCCCTGGTTTAAGTTCGACGATACCTATACCCGCCTGGTTACCATGAGCTGGCCGCGTTTTTTCTTCGTCATTCTACTGGCCTACCTCGTTGTAAATACCATATTCGCAGTTTTATATAATGTAGTGGGTATCGAAAACCTGGAAGGCGCTAAAGGTGCAACCCTTCGCGATCAGTTTTTTGATGCCTTTTTCTTTTCTGCTCAAACCATTTCTACCGTGGGTTATGGTCATATTTCTCCGCAGGGCTTTGTTACGAGCATTCTGGCTGCCTTCGAAAGTATGCTGGGCCTGCTTGCTTTTGCATTAGCAACAGGTTTATTGTATGGCCGTTTTAGCCGGCCTACTTCTAAAGTGAGTTTCAGCAAAAAAATGGTGATTGCTCCTTACGAAAAAGGCCATGGTTTAATGTGCCGTTTGGTTAACCTGCGTCGCAATCAGCTTATCGAGGTTGAAGTGCAGATGGTCATGTCGTACAATGAAACCGTTGATGGTAAACATGTAAGAAAATTCTATCCCCTCGCATTAGAGCGCAATAAAATCGGCATCCTCTCTTTAAACTGGACGCTGGTACACCCGATTACAGAAGAAAGTCCGTTTTTCGAAAAATCGTTAACTGAACTGCAACAGGCAGAAGTGGAAGTTTTTGTAATTCTTAAAGCTTTTGATGATACTTTCTCGCAGACCATCCACACCAGAACCAGTTATCAGGATGAGGAAATAGAAATGGATGCTAAGTTTGAGAAAATGTATTACCATAATGAAGAAGGCAAAATGGTGATGGATTATAGTAAGCTGGATAAGGTTACGCGGACGGTGTAA
- the trpD gene encoding anthranilate phosphoribosyltransferase has translation MKKILNHLFENKSFSREEAKNILISISEGAFNSSQIAAFITAYAMRNITVQELQGFRDAMLDMCVKVNLSGYDLIDLCGTGGDGKDTFNISTLSSFVVAGAGHHVAKHGNYGVSSGCGSSNVMEYLGYTFTNNEDTLKRNLDKAGICFLHAPLFNPAMKIVAPIRKELGVKTFFNMLGPMVNPGQPKYQMVGVFSLELARLYAYLYQDTDKSYTIVHALEGYDEVSLTCDVKTFSNKGEQILTLQDMGFDKVDMNSIKGGDTVESSAKIFMDVLNGEATDVQNNVVLCNSALAIKTIKPELSFADCFYEAEESLTSKKALNSFKNLLAC, from the coding sequence ATGAAAAAAATATTAAACCATTTATTCGAGAACAAGAGTTTTAGCAGGGAAGAAGCAAAGAACATTCTAATCTCCATTTCGGAAGGAGCTTTCAATTCTTCACAAATTGCCGCTTTTATTACCGCTTATGCCATGCGCAACATCACGGTGCAGGAGTTACAGGGCTTCCGTGATGCGATGTTGGATATGTGTGTAAAAGTAAACTTATCAGGTTACGACCTGATTGATCTTTGCGGTACCGGTGGTGATGGCAAAGACACTTTTAATATTTCTACCCTGTCCTCATTTGTAGTGGCAGGTGCTGGCCATCATGTGGCTAAACACGGTAATTATGGCGTTTCTTCAGGCTGCGGATCTTCCAATGTAATGGAATATTTAGGCTATACGTTTACCAATAACGAAGACACTTTAAAACGTAATCTGGATAAAGCAGGGATCTGTTTCCTGCATGCTCCGCTGTTTAATCCGGCGATGAAAATTGTAGCACCGATTCGTAAGGAGTTAGGGGTGAAAACATTTTTTAACATGCTCGGCCCCATGGTTAACCCGGGACAGCCAAAATACCAGATGGTAGGGGTATTTAGTTTGGAACTGGCGCGTTTATATGCTTATTTATATCAGGATACGGATAAAAGTTATACCATTGTACATGCACTGGAAGGTTATGATGAAGTTTCGTTAACCTGCGATGTAAAAACCTTTTCGAACAAGGGAGAACAGATTTTAACGCTTCAGGATATGGGCTTCGACAAGGTTGATATGAATTCCATTAAAGGTGGTGATACCGTAGAATCATCAGCCAAAATATTTATGGATGTGTTAAACGGCGAAGCCACTGATGTGCAGAACAATGTGGTACTGTGTAATTCGGCACTAGCAATTAAAACGATCAAACCTGAACTGTCTTTTGCTGACTGCTTTTATGAAGCCGAAGAATCTTTAACAAGCAAAAAAGCGTTAAACAGTTTCAAAAACTTATTGGCATGTTAA
- a CDS encoding phosphoribosylanthranilate isomerase translates to MLKLKVCGMRLAANIAAVAELQPDYLGFIFYDKSPRLISDVSAELIKYIPAEIKTVGVFVNEELEKVNDKVNTLKLKAVQLHGSESPEYCEALKSTFSTLEVIKAFGIDEDFDFSDLEPYLDVVDYFLFDTKTKTHGGSGKTFNWSVLDQYTCNKPYFLSGGIDLEHSSAIKEINDERLYALDINSRFEIEPGLKDAEKIKEFIKEMNK, encoded by the coding sequence ATGTTAAAGTTAAAAGTTTGCGGAATGCGTTTGGCGGCGAATATTGCTGCGGTTGCCGAATTGCAGCCAGATTATCTTGGCTTTATCTTTTATGATAAATCGCCCCGGCTAATCAGTGATGTTTCTGCTGAATTGATTAAATACATTCCCGCAGAAATTAAAACTGTTGGTGTTTTTGTAAATGAAGAGCTTGAAAAAGTAAACGATAAAGTAAACACATTGAAGCTAAAGGCTGTTCAGTTACATGGCAGTGAATCGCCTGAATACTGTGAAGCATTAAAATCGACTTTCTCTACTTTAGAAGTGATCAAAGCTTTTGGAATAGATGAAGATTTTGATTTTTCTGATCTGGAACCTTATTTAGATGTGGTGGATTACTTTTTGTTTGATACCAAAACCAAAACACATGGTGGATCGGGAAAAACATTCAATTGGTCTGTTTTAGACCAATATACTTGCAACAAACCTTACTTTTTGAGTGGTGGAATTGATTTAGAACATAGCTCAGCTATAAAAGAAATAAATGACGAACGTTTATATGCTTTGGATATCAATAGCAGGTTCGAAATTGAGCCGGGTTTGAAAGACGCGGAGAAGATTAAAGAATTTATTAAAGAAATGAATAAATAG
- the trpB gene encoding tryptophan synthase subunit beta: MKYKVNEKGYYGDFGGAYIPEMLYPNVEELRQNYLKIIDDAGFQKEFHQLLKDYVGRPSPLYLAKRYSERFGANIFLKREDLNHTGAHKINNTIGQILLAEKLGKKRIIAETGAGQHGVATATVCALRNLECVIYMGEVDIERQAPNVARMKMLGAKVVPASSGSKTLKDATNEAMRDWINNPVDTHYIIGSVVGPHPYPDMVAIFQSIISEETKKQLLEQTGSDQPDYVLACVGGGSNAMGMFYHFMDDENVKLIAVEAAGKGVSSGFSAATTYLGKEGVLHGSRSILMQTPDGQVVEPHSVSAGLDYPGIGPQHAHLFKTGRGQYVSITDEESLEAGLLCTQLEGIIPAIESAHALAYLEKMEFKGGENVVVCLSGRGDKDLDTYIKYFNL, from the coding sequence ATGAAATACAAAGTAAACGAAAAAGGATATTATGGAGATTTTGGAGGTGCATACATTCCCGAAATGCTTTATCCAAACGTAGAAGAATTGCGTCAAAACTATTTAAAGATTATTGATGATGCCGGTTTTCAAAAGGAATTTCATCAGTTATTAAAAGATTACGTTGGCCGTCCTTCGCCATTATACCTGGCTAAAAGGTATTCGGAAAGATTTGGTGCCAATATTTTCTTAAAAAGAGAAGATTTAAACCATACTGGCGCCCATAAGATTAACAATACCATCGGACAGATTTTATTGGCAGAAAAACTGGGCAAAAAAAGAATCATTGCCGAAACAGGTGCTGGTCAGCATGGAGTAGCTACAGCAACGGTTTGCGCTTTGCGTAACCTCGAATGTGTGATTTACATGGGCGAGGTGGATATTGAGCGCCAGGCACCGAATGTAGCCCGCATGAAAATGCTGGGTGCAAAGGTTGTTCCCGCCAGTTCTGGAAGTAAAACCTTAAAAGATGCAACCAATGAGGCGATGCGCGACTGGATTAATAATCCTGTTGATACACATTATATCATCGGTTCGGTGGTGGGTCCACACCCTTATCCAGATATGGTGGCGATTTTTCAATCGATCATCTCTGAGGAAACCAAAAAACAATTGTTGGAGCAAACAGGTAGTGATCAGCCTGATTATGTTTTGGCTTGTGTAGGTGGTGGAAGTAATGCGATGGGCATGTTCTATCATTTTATGGACGATGAGAATGTTAAACTCATCGCTGTTGAAGCAGCCGGAAAAGGAGTCTCGAGCGGATTTTCTGCCGCAACCACTTATTTAGGTAAAGAGGGTGTTTTACACGGGAGCAGAAGTATTTTAATGCAAACGCCAGATGGTCAGGTAGTAGAACCCCATTCGGTTTCGGCAGGATTGGATTATCCGGGCATTGGGCCACAGCATGCACATTTGTTTAAAACCGGCCGCGGCCAATATGTTTCCATTACTGATGAAGAAAGTTTAGAAGCTGGTTTGCTTTGTACACAACTGGAAGGGATTATTCCAGCTATTGAAAGCGCACATGCATTGGCTTACTTAGAAAAAATGGAATTCAAAGGCGGCGAAAATGTAGTGGTTTGCCTTTCAGGCCGTGGCGACAAGGATCTGGATACTTATATTAAATATTTTAATCTTTAA
- the trpA gene encoding tryptophan synthase subunit alpha encodes MNRIKQLFQEKKNILSIYYTAGYPNTGDTIQIAEALEKSGADMLEIGFPYSDPVADGPVIQASSKQSLDQGMTLNLLFEQLKDLRKTVTIPVLLMGYVNPVLQFGVEKFCEACAEVGVDGCIVPDLPMVEYEEFYKDCFEKHNLSNVFLITPQTAEERIHKIDGLTNGFIYLLSSSATTGKNLEVGDTTEAYFSRIKNLNLNNPTMIGFGISDKQTFDKACSYANGAIIGTAFVKAIADGNLEESVSNFMMKFKR; translated from the coding sequence ATGAACAGAATTAAACAACTCTTTCAGGAGAAGAAAAACATATTATCAATTTATTATACTGCTGGTTATCCAAATACTGGCGATACGATTCAAATTGCTGAAGCACTGGAAAAATCGGGTGCTGATATGCTCGAAATTGGTTTTCCTTATTCCGATCCTGTTGCCGATGGACCGGTAATTCAAGCCAGTAGTAAACAATCACTCGATCAGGGCATGACGCTTAATCTGCTTTTTGAACAGTTGAAAGACTTGCGTAAGACCGTTACCATTCCTGTTTTGTTAATGGGGTATGTAAATCCGGTTTTGCAGTTTGGCGTAGAAAAATTCTGCGAAGCCTGTGCCGAAGTAGGGGTAGATGGTTGTATCGTTCCTGATTTGCCCATGGTAGAGTATGAGGAATTTTATAAAGATTGCTTTGAAAAACATAACCTGAGCAATGTGTTTTTAATCACCCCTCAAACGGCTGAGGAACGCATCCATAAAATTGACGGTTTAACCAATGGATTTATCTATTTGTTATCATCATCGGCTACTACGGGTAAAAACCTCGAAGTTGGCGATACCACAGAAGCTTATTTCAGCAGAATTAAAAACCTGAATCTGAACAACCCAACAATGATCGGCTTCGGAATCAGTGATAAACAGACTTTTGATAAGGCCTGCTCGTACGCTAATGGTGCTATTATTGGTACTGCTTTCGTTAAAGCCATTGCTGATGGGAATTTGGAGGAAAGTGTAAGCAATTTCATGATGAAGTTTAAGCGTTAG
- a CDS encoding NAD(P)-dependent oxidoreductase, translated as MQDLKIALIGATGKAGTYILKALLAQQFRVKALIRNPEKLQIHHPSLEIVIGDVKDVETVHALIQGCDIMVSALGMGQPTSEKTIFTQSTANILKAMKAFDLKRYIVITGINVDSTADEKDVKTQFATQWMYDNYPVSTADRQKEYDLLTESDLDWTLIRLPLIMQTDEETPAGTSLINCDGDQINASNLARFIIEQFGEKAFVQQAPFIWNS; from the coding sequence ATGCAAGATTTAAAAATTGCTTTAATCGGTGCTACAGGTAAAGCCGGTACTTATATTTTAAAAGCGCTATTGGCGCAACAATTCAGGGTAAAAGCCCTTATCAGGAATCCAGAAAAACTTCAGATCCATCATCCCTCGCTGGAAATTGTAATCGGCGATGTTAAAGATGTGGAAACGGTACATGCACTTATCCAAGGCTGCGATATCATGGTCAGCGCCTTGGGAATGGGACAACCTACCAGCGAAAAAACAATCTTCACACAATCAACAGCTAATATTCTAAAAGCAATGAAGGCTTTTGATCTGAAACGTTACATCGTCATAACCGGTATCAACGTAGATAGTACTGCTGATGAAAAGGATGTCAAAACCCAATTTGCTACCCAATGGATGTACGATAATTATCCGGTTTCTACCGCAGACAGGCAAAAAGAATATGATCTGTTAACTGAAAGTGATCTTGATTGGACTTTAATCCGATTGCCTTTAATCATGCAAACCGACGAGGAAACCCCTGCAGGCACAAGTTTGATTAATTGTGATGGCGATCAGATTAATGCTTCTAATTTGGCCCGGTTTATTATTGAGCAGTTCGGGGAGAAGGCCTTTGTACAACAGGCACCTTTTATCTGGAATAGTTAG